The following proteins are encoded in a genomic region of Streptomyces lunaelactis:
- a CDS encoding helix-turn-helix domain-containing protein produces the protein MPTSPSSSAQAARENVARQLRELRKEAGLTVTELADRCGWHHAKTSRIENAKTPPSPTDIRLWCRTCDAVSQAADLIAASRHAESMYTEWRRRVRTGLRQLQDSYVPLYKSTRLFRVYCSTLVPGLLQTEGYAQALLSANARFHDVPDDAAEAATARLERSQVIHEQGHRFVFLVEEAALNYQLGDADAMAAQLGHLLTAGALPSVSLGVIPASTPERRLWAQETFSMYDDTLVSVELLSAQVNVTQPSEIGLYLKAFEELRTMAVYGQAARALIVTAIDALN, from the coding sequence ATGCCCACCTCCCCTTCATCCTCGGCTCAGGCTGCTCGCGAGAATGTGGCGCGTCAGCTCCGAGAACTGAGGAAGGAAGCTGGGCTCACAGTGACCGAGCTGGCCGATCGATGCGGATGGCATCACGCGAAAACCTCACGGATCGAGAACGCGAAGACGCCGCCGTCACCCACGGACATTCGCCTGTGGTGCCGCACATGCGACGCGGTGAGCCAAGCCGCGGACCTGATTGCGGCATCACGTCATGCGGAGTCCATGTACACAGAGTGGCGGCGGCGGGTCCGCACGGGGCTCCGCCAACTCCAGGACAGCTATGTGCCCTTGTATAAATCGACACGACTGTTCCGCGTGTATTGCTCGACGCTGGTCCCGGGCCTGCTCCAGACGGAGGGGTACGCGCAGGCGCTGCTGAGCGCGAACGCCCGTTTCCACGACGTGCCGGACGATGCGGCAGAGGCTGCCACCGCACGCCTCGAACGATCCCAGGTCATCCATGAGCAAGGGCACCGGTTTGTCTTCCTCGTCGAAGAAGCCGCCCTGAACTATCAGTTGGGCGACGCCGACGCGATGGCCGCGCAGCTGGGCCATCTGCTGACCGCCGGGGCACTTCCGTCGGTGTCACTCGGCGTCATCCCTGCGTCCACGCCGGAGCGACGCCTGTGGGCGCAGGAGACGTTCAGCATGTACGACGACACCCTGGTCTCGGTGGAGCTCCTGTCGGCGCAGGTGAACGTCACACAGCCGAGCGAGATCGGCTTGTACCTGAAGGCGTTCGAGGAGCTGCGGACCATGGCTGTGTACGGACAAGCGGCACGGGCGCTGATAGTGACGGCTATCGATGCTCTGAACTGA
- a CDS encoding DUF6879 family protein produces MPQSEPSFNDLMEGAQHSAVHLEMRDLYGVGDEADDFAEWRRTGLRDADPESAYWRPWVDLISRAVARGVTVRRARVVAEPVTDYIRYEHAGTTVNVHAGEQVRWLSRRYASDLLLPGNDLWIFDGTTVLFNHFTGNGDWQESGMELRTEPAIAKQCSVAFDAVWQRAVPHEQYEIH; encoded by the coding sequence ATGCCGCAGAGCGAGCCCAGCTTTAACGACCTCATGGAGGGTGCGCAGCACTCAGCCGTGCACCTGGAGATGCGTGACCTCTACGGCGTCGGAGACGAAGCTGACGACTTCGCCGAATGGAGGCGCACTGGGCTGCGGGATGCAGACCCGGAGTCGGCGTACTGGCGTCCCTGGGTCGATCTCATCTCCCGCGCAGTGGCCCGCGGAGTGACTGTTCGCCGGGCACGGGTCGTGGCCGAGCCCGTCACCGACTACATCCGGTACGAGCACGCCGGGACGACCGTTAACGTCCATGCCGGCGAGCAAGTTCGCTGGCTGTCAAGGCGGTACGCCTCAGACCTGCTCCTTCCTGGCAACGACCTGTGGATCTTCGACGGTACGACCGTGTTGTTCAATCACTTCACGGGCAACGGCGATTGGCAGGAGTCTGGGATGGAGCTGCGTACCGAGCCGGCCATTGCCAAGCAGTGCAGTGTCGCGTTCGATGCTGTCTGGCAGCGGGCCGTCCCGCACGAGCAGTACGAGATCCACTAA
- a CDS encoding glycine-rich domain-containing protein → MTALATDQATGRRLVDAGLFERLVTFLEFEEDMDRPRAERVMDQALAFIDMAGHRTDVPLSPSRKVDPGWHAFILHSHEYADFCHRRFGAFLHHNPLKGQRLRDGVAIKRTVRAIEEMGYVVDHELWGTAAECNAPSCCGDGDGC, encoded by the coding sequence ATGACCGCTCTCGCAACAGACCAGGCCACGGGTCGCCGACTCGTCGACGCCGGGCTCTTCGAACGGCTCGTCACCTTCCTCGAGTTCGAGGAGGACATGGACCGACCCCGGGCCGAGCGCGTGATGGACCAGGCCCTCGCCTTCATCGACATGGCCGGGCACCGCACCGACGTGCCGCTCTCCCCGTCGCGGAAAGTCGACCCCGGCTGGCACGCCTTCATCCTGCACAGCCACGAGTACGCCGACTTCTGCCACCGCCGGTTCGGCGCGTTCCTGCACCACAACCCGCTCAAGGGCCAACGCCTACGCGACGGCGTTGCCATCAAGCGCACAGTCCGTGCGATCGAGGAGATGGGCTACGTCGTCGACCACGAACTGTGGGGCACCGCGGCGGAGTGCAACGCGCCGTCTTGCTGCGGCGACGGCGACGGCTGCTGA
- a CDS encoding excalibur calcium-binding domain-containing protein: MGCGGTSDDGTSEAATTSAAPKAAAPVKATPEPVLGLVDDEASADAAKAVVVKVLGNDTVTLKDGTSGNVEVALEAGEFTVSVETRPGNGTAKVDGSTIVYTSAAGYGGTDEFTYRVDVAGAGAEPLSGTAVVRITVTAPTPTPTPVKPKKPAPPKVVYANCDAVRAVGADPIGRTDPGYGPHLDRDGDGVGCEPYGGGSGGSTGGSTGGSTGGSTGGGGGSTYYENCTAVRAAGAAPIHAGDPGYGRHLDRDGDGVGCE; this comes from the coding sequence GTGGGGTGCGGGGGGACCAGCGACGACGGCACGTCCGAGGCGGCTACGACGAGCGCGGCGCCCAAGGCGGCCGCACCGGTGAAGGCCACGCCCGAGCCGGTGCTCGGGCTCGTCGACGACGAGGCGAGCGCCGATGCCGCGAAGGCGGTCGTGGTGAAGGTGCTCGGCAACGACACCGTCACGCTCAAGGACGGCACGTCGGGCAACGTCGAAGTCGCCCTGGAGGCCGGTGAGTTCACGGTCTCGGTGGAGACCCGGCCAGGGAACGGCACCGCGAAGGTCGACGGGTCCACCATCGTCTACACGTCCGCCGCCGGGTACGGGGGCACCGACGAGTTCACGTACCGAGTGGATGTGGCGGGAGCCGGGGCCGAGCCGCTGAGCGGAACCGCCGTCGTACGGATCACCGTGACGGCGCCCACGCCGACGCCCACCCCCGTGAAGCCCAAGAAGCCCGCGCCGCCCAAGGTCGTGTACGCCAACTGCGACGCCGTACGGGCCGTCGGCGCCGATCCGATCGGGCGTACGGATCCCGGGTACGGGCCGCATCTCGACCGGGACGGGGACGGCGTCGGCTGCGAGCCGTACGGTGGCGGAAGCGGCGGTTCCACCGGAGGCAGCACGGGCGGCAGCACGGGGGGCAGTACCGGAGGCGGCGGCGGGAGTACGTACTACGAGAACTGCACCGCCGTACGGGCCGCCGGTGCCGCCCCCATTCACGCCGGGGATCCCGGCTACGGGCGGCACCTCGACCGCGACGGGGACGGCGTCGGCTGCGAGTGA
- a CDS encoding TetR/AcrR family transcriptional regulator, translating to MPPARKERADAARNREAVLTAAARLFTERGDPDRVSMDDIAAAAGVGKGTLFRRFGDRVGLVKALVEQRTEQLRADVVAGPPPLGPGTPAGERVLALLDALLSLKLETRPLMLALESAGSGSPYLNDAYALWHAQLASLLAEVRGERDADYLAHALLAAVRSDLIEHLATSGTSPQHIHDGVDALARAVLAAPAPGGA from the coding sequence ATGCCGCCCGCACGCAAGGAGCGAGCCGACGCCGCCCGCAACCGGGAGGCGGTGCTGACCGCCGCAGCACGCCTGTTCACCGAGCGCGGCGACCCCGACCGCGTCTCCATGGATGACATCGCCGCGGCCGCCGGAGTCGGCAAGGGCACGCTCTTCCGCCGCTTCGGCGACCGCGTCGGACTCGTCAAGGCCCTCGTCGAGCAGCGCACCGAACAGCTGAGGGCCGATGTCGTCGCGGGCCCCCCGCCGCTCGGCCCCGGCACCCCGGCCGGCGAACGCGTCCTCGCCCTCCTCGACGCACTGCTGAGCCTGAAGCTCGAAACCCGCCCACTGATGCTCGCCCTGGAGAGCGCGGGCAGCGGCAGCCCGTACCTGAACGACGCCTACGCGCTGTGGCACGCACAGCTCGCCTCGCTGCTGGCCGAGGTCCGCGGCGAGCGGGACGCCGACTACCTCGCTCATGCCCTGCTGGCCGCCGTACGCAGCGACCTCATCGAGCACCTCGCCACGAGCGGCACCTCACCGCAGCACATCCACGACGGAGTCGACGCGCTCGCCCGCGCCGTGCTGGCGGCGCCGGCGCCGGGAGGGGCATAG